One genomic region from Chionomys nivalis chromosome 17, mChiNiv1.1, whole genome shotgun sequence encodes:
- the Slc52a2 gene encoding solute carrier family 52, riboflavin transporter, member 2 yields the protein MAAPPLGRLVLTHLFVALFGMGSWAAVNGIWVELPVVTKELPEGWSLPSYLSVLVALGNLGLLLVTLWRRLARGKGERIPIQVVQGLSIVGTALLALLWNHVAPVAGQSHSVAFLTLTFVLSLACCASNVTFLPFLSHLPPPFLRSFFLGQGLSALLPCVLALVQGVGRLECLPVLANDTTGPPIQLSPINFPERFSATTFFWVMTALLGTSAAAFQGLLLLLPSSSSVPMVDAGLQIGTPGTEEEEEEEEEVSPLQEPPGQVADTAPSPDPKAHRLFSSRSASLLGLLAVTNALTNGVLPAVQSFSCLPYGRLAYHLAVVLGSSANPLACFLAMAVLCRSLAGLYGLSILGMFFGAYLMTLAVLSPCPPLVGTSAGVVLVVLSWVLCAGVFSYVKVAINSLLHSGGRPALLAAGVAIQVGSLLGAITMFPLTSIYPVFQSVKDCADQCGP from the exons ATGGCAGCACCTCCGCTGGGCCGACTGGTGCTGACCCATCTGTTCGTGGCCCTCTTCGGCATGGGTTCCTGGGCTGCGGTCAACGGGATCTGGGTAGAGCTGCCTGTAGTGACGAAAGAGCTCCCGGAGG GTTGGAGCCTCCCTTCGTACCTCTCTGTGCTTGTGGCCCTGGGGAACCTGGGTCTGCTGCTGGTGACCCTGTGGAGGCGTTTGGCCCGCGGCAAGGGCGAGCGGATCCCTATCCAAGTGGTGCAGGGACTAAGCATAGTGGGCACAGCCCTGCTGGCCCTTCTGTGGAACCACGTGGCCCCAGTGGCAGGGCAGTCCCACTCTGTGGCCTTCCTCACGCTGACTTTTGTATTGTCACTGGCCTGCTGTGCTTCTAATGTCACTTTCCTGCCCTTCCTGAGCCACCTGCCCCCTCCCTTTTTACGCTCTTTCTTCCTGGGCCAGGGCCTAAGTGCCCTGTTGCCTTGTGTGCTAGCCCTGGTGCAGGGGGTGGGCCGCCTTGAGTGTCTGCCCGTGCTGGCCAATGATACCACTGGGCCTCCTATCCAGCTGTCCCCCATCAATTTCCCTGAGCGCTTTTCTGCCACCACTTTCTTCTGGGTTATGACTGCCCTTCTGGGCACTTCTGCTGCTGCCTTCCAAGGTCTCCTGTTACTACTGCCGTCTTCATCCTCTGTCCCCATGGTAGATGCAGGGCTTCAGATAGGAACACCAggaacagaggaggaagaggaagaggaagaagaggtctCACCGTTGCAGGAGCCACCAGGCCAGGTGGCAGACACTGCTCCCAGCCCAGACCCTAAGGCCCATCGGTTGTTCTCTTCCCGAAGTGCCAGTCTACTGGGGCTGCTGGCTGTCACCAATGCTCTGACCAACGGTGTGCTGCCTGCTGTACAGAGCTTTTCCTGCCTGCCCTACGGGCGCCTGGCCTACCACTTGGCTGTCGTACTGGGTAGCTCCGCCAACCCCCTTGCCTGTTTTCTGGCCATGGCAGTGCTATGCAG GTCTCTGGCAGGGCTGTATGGTCTGTCTATTCTGGGCATGTTCTTTGGAGCCTACCTGATGACACTGGCAGTCTTAAGTCCCTGTCCTCCTCTGGTGGGCACCTCTGCAGGTGTGGTCCTTGTG GTGCTCTCGTGGGTACTGTGTGCGGGCGTGTTCTCATACGTCAAGGTGGCGATCAATTCCCTGCTGCACAGTGGAGGCCGGCCAGCGCTGCTTGCAGCTGGTGTGGCTATCCAGGTGGGCTCTCTGCTGGGTGCCATTACCATGTTCCCTCTCACCAGCATCTATCCAGTATTTCAGAGTGTAAAGGACTGTGCGGACCAGTGTGGCCCCTGA
- the Tmem249 gene encoding cation channel sperm-associated auxiliary subunit TMEM249, translated as MDQHVPKEQTSGLPTSVFATRFQLWAVGLFSTERHLANRLKSNSFYPFKQQQPDVFVLEYYLDTLWKGTLLFIICLVLVCSGVLRTVQKQETWCFSLYGMAIGLWLMVSSIPRRRLVLNHTRGMYHFSISGRTVCQGPMHLVYVRLALSSDVYGRCFFQLVLCGHKLEPLVLVQLSERYEQMEFLGRHIARKLNINYFDYLASSYRHVVRHWPLGATFSPGIVQRKTQIYTKSSVTDLDV; from the exons ATGGACCAACAT GTCCCCAAGGAGCAGACCTCTGGCCTCCCCACGTCTGTCTTTGCCACACGCTTCCAGCTCTGGGCCGTAGGACTCTTCTCTACTGAGCGACACTTAGCCAATCGCCTCAAGAGCAACAGCTTTTACCCCTTCAAGCAGCAGCAGCCAGATG TGTTTGTGCTCGAGTACTACCTGGACACACTCTGGAAGGGGACGCTGCTCTTCATCATCTGCCTTGTCTTGGTCTGCTCTGGTGTCCTGAGAACG GTGCAGAAGCAGGAGACCTGGTGCTTTTCTCTCTATGGCATGGCTATAGGCCTGTGGCTCATGGTTTCCTCAATCCCCCGGCGCCGCCTAGTGCTGAACCACACCCGCGGCATGTACCATTTCTCCATCAGTGGCCGAACTGTGTGTCAGGGCCCTATGCATCTGGTCTATGTGCGCCTGGCACTCAGCTCTGACG TCTATGGCAGGTGCTTCTTCCAGCTGGTCCTTTGTGGCCACAAGCTAGAGCCACTTGTTCTGGTGCAGCTGTCAGAGCGCTATGAG CAAATGGAATTCCTGGGTCGGCACATCGCCCGGAAACTCAACATCAACTACTTTGACTACTTGGCCTCCTCCTACCGTCATGTTGTCCGCCACTGGCCACTGGGGGCCACCTTTAGCCCTGGCATTGTGCAGCGAAAAACACAAATCTACACTAAGTCAAGTGTCACCGATCTGGATGTTTAA
- the Fbxl6 gene encoding F-box/LRR-repeat protein 6, with protein sequence MAPVSSGRVRRRARGSKRADARARSAEDWWWDRLAPRGSGYHLLQADSMLLVLPDLEPTRARAHRRAPRRTPRPLTRGPTAAAKPRVKPRPEPSPDQGPDSGWGDRIPLEVLVHIFGLLVAAHGPMPFLGRAARVCRRWHEATSHPSLWHTVTLSPPLVGRAAKGNLKAEKKLLASLEWLIPNRFSQLQRLTLIHWKSQVRPVLELVSKFCPRLTFLKLSDCHSVTADTLVMLAKACHQLHSLDLHHSMVESTAVVSFLEEAGSRMRKLWLTYSSQTTAILGALLGSCCPQLQVLEVSTGMSCNSTPLQLPVEALQKACPRLQVLRLLNLIWLPKPCGRGVPQGPGFPSLEELCLAGSTCSFVSNEVLDRLLHCSPKLRLLDLRGCARITPAGLCDLPCQELEQLYLGLYGMSDGLTLAKKGSPLLTQKWYHSLRELDISGQGFSEKDLEQALAVFSGTSGGLHPALCSLNLRGTRVTPSTVSSVISSCPGLLYLNLESCRCLPRGLKRAYRGLEEVQWCLEQLLTSPLSSR encoded by the exons ATGGCTCCTGTATCCTCTGGGCGAGTTCGGCGTCGAGCTCGAGGCTCCAAGCGTGCCGATGCGCGAGCCCGCTCGGCCGAGGACTGGTGGTGGGATAGGCTGGCACCTCGCGGTTCTGGATACCACCTGCTGCAAGCGGACAGCATGCTGCTCGTGCTGCCGGACCTAGAACCTACCCGCGCTCGTGCGCACAGGCGCGCCCCTCGCCGCACTCCGAGACCTCTGACTCGCGGCCCCACAGCGGCAGCCAAGCCCAGGGTTAAGCCCCGACCTGAGCCGTCGCCCGATCAGGGCCCGGACTCCGGCTGGGGAGACCGTATTCCCTTAGAAGTCCTGGTGCATATTTTCGGGTTATTGGTTGCGGCTCATGGGCCCATGCCGTTTCTTGGCAG GGCTGCTCGCGTTTGCCGCCGTTGGCATGAAGCCACCTCCCATCCTTCACTCTGGCACACTGTGACCCTGTCACCCCCACTGGTTGGCCGGGCTGCCAAGGGCAACCTTAAGGCAGAGAAGAAGCTCCTTGCTTCCCTGGAGTGGCTCATACCCAATCG GTTCTCACAGCTCCAGAGATTGACCCTCATCCATTGGAAGTCTCAAGTACGCCCTGTGTTGGAG CTGGTTAGCAAGTTCTGCCCCCGGCTCACCTTCCTCAAGCTTTCAGACTGCCACAGTGTGACTGCTGACACCCTGGTCATGTTAGCCAAAGCCTGCCACCAGCTCCACAGCCTGGACCTACACCATTCCATG GTAGAGTCCACAGCTGTGGTGAGCTTCTTGGAGGAGGCAGGGTCCCGAATGCGGAAGCTGTGGCTGACCTACAGTTCCCAGACGACAGCCATCTTGGGTGCGCTGCTG GGCAGCTGCTGCCCCCAGCTCCAGGTCCTGGAGGTCAGCACCGGCATGAGCTGCAACAGTACGCCCCTGCAGCTGCCCGTAGAGGCTCTGCAGAAAGCCTGCCCCCGGCTACAG GTGCTACGACTGCTGAATCTGATCTGGCTTCCCAAGCCTTGTGGACGAGGGGTGCCCCAGGGACCAGGCTTCCCCAGCCTTGAGGAGCTCTGCCTGGCTGGCTCCACCTGCAGCTTTGTGAGCAATGAGGTTCTGGACCGCCTGCTCCATTGCTCTCCCAAACTGCGCCTGCTGGATCTTCGAGGCTGTGCTAGGATCACACCTGCCGGCCTTTGTGATTTACCATgtcaag AGCTGGAACAGCTGTACCTGGGCCTCTACGGCATGTCTGATGGGCTGACTCTGGCTAAGAAAGGCAGCCCCCTGTTGACCCAGAAGTGGTATCACAGCCTCAGGGAACTTGACATCAGTGGCCAAGGCTTCAGCGAGAAAGACCTGGAACAGGCCCTAGCTGTTTTCTCTGGCACCTCTGGGGGCTTACATCCAGCCTTGTGCTCCCTCAACCTCAGGGGTACCCGAGTTACACCAAGCACAGTCAG TTCTGTGATCAGCAGTTGCCCAGGGCTGCTGTATCTCAATCTGGAGTCCTGCCGCTGCCTCCCCAGGGGACTGAAGCGTGCCTACCGGGGTCTGGAGGAAGTTCAGTGGTGTCTAGAACAGCTGCTTACGAGCCCGCTGTCCTCCAGATAG